One segment of Phragmites australis chromosome 13, lpPhrAust1.1, whole genome shotgun sequence DNA contains the following:
- the LOC133887628 gene encoding growth-regulating factor 3-like: MAMPSASLSPAADHRPSSLLPFCRSYPLSAVGEDAQQQQHTMSGGWAAAARPAPFTAAQYEELEQQALIYKYLVAGVPVPLDLLLPIRRGFVYHQPALGYGPYFGKKVDPEPGRCRRTDGKKWRCSKEAAPDSKYCERHMHRGRNRSRKPVEAQLVAPPHSLQPPALANPAGGFQNHSLYPAIASNCGGGGGGGGGTATGTFSLGSTAQLHLNNPVPYATAGGGGSKDLRPSAFGMRYNHFSGAMDTPMDNSWRQLPSQTSTFEVSSYPLYGTLGGLDENTICSLPKTERELLSFFGNDFVTVNSAKQENQTLRPFFDEWPKSSELADDSSLSSFSATQLSISIPMATSDFNTNSRSSNGTQSR; the protein is encoded by the exons ATGGCGATGCCCTCTGCCTCCCTGTCTCCGGCAGCCGACCACCGCCCCTCCTCGCTCCTCCCCTTCTGCCGCTCCTATCCTCTCTCCGC GGTGGGGGAGGacgcgcagcagcagcagcacacgATGAGCGGggggtgggcggcggcggcgaggccggcGCCCTTCACGGCGGCGCAGTACGAGGAGCTTGAGCAGCAGGCGCTTATATACAAGTACCTCGTCGCCGGCGTGCCCGTCCCGCTGGACCTCCTCCTCCCTATTCGCCGCGGTTTCGTCTACCACCAACCTGCCC TTGGGTACGGGCCCTACTTCGGCAAGAAGGTGGACCCGGAGCCCGGGCGGTGCCGGCGTACGGACGGCAAGAAGTGGCGGTGCTCCAAGGAGGCCGCCCCGGACTCCAAGTACTGCGAGCGCCACATGCACCGCGGCCGCAACCGTTCAAGAAAGCCTGTGGAAGCGCAGCTCGTCGCCCCACCGCACTCCCTGCAGCCCCCCGCGCTCGCCAACCCCGCCGGCGGCTTCCAGAACCACTCGCTGTACCCGGCGATCGCTAGCAACTGtggcggcggaggtggtggtggaggtggcacCGCGACTGGCACGTTCAGCTTGGGGTCCACTGCTCAGCTGCACCTGAACAATCCTGTTCCTTATGCGACTGCTGGTGGTGGAGGGAGCAAAGATCTCAG GCCTTCTGCATTTGGAATGAGATATAATCACTTTTCTGGAGCCATGGATACCCCGATGGACAACTCGTGGCGCCAGCTGCCGTCTCAAACCTCTACATTTGAAGTTTCAAGCTACCCTCTGTATGGCACACTGGGTGGCCTGGACGAGAACACCATCTGCTCGCTGCCGAAGACGGAGAGGGAGTTGCTCTCTTTCTTTGGGAACGACTTTGTGACTGTCAACTCCGCGAAGCAGGAGAACCAGACGCTACGCCCCTTCTTTGACGAGTGGCCGAAGTCGAGTGAGCTGGCCGACGACAGC